A stretch of Imperialibacter roseus DNA encodes these proteins:
- a CDS encoding sterol desaturase family protein, whose translation MIWLFYTFLVIGTFFFMEAVAWFTHKYIMHGVLWSWHRSHHKLHNHILERNDLFALVFSIPSIACIVLGSELPEIRWLMFVGFGILAYGLFYFIFHDVIVHRRIKIKYKAKSKYMKRIMNAHHIHHEVHTKEGAKAFGFLYAPKKYEKEIK comes from the coding sequence ATGATCTGGTTGTTCTACACCTTTCTAGTCATTGGCACTTTCTTCTTTATGGAAGCTGTGGCCTGGTTTACTCACAAGTACATCATGCACGGGGTTTTGTGGAGCTGGCACAGGTCACACCACAAGCTGCACAACCACATACTGGAGCGCAATGACCTTTTTGCCCTGGTTTTCAGTATCCCATCCATCGCTTGTATAGTCCTGGGCTCTGAATTGCCCGAAATTCGCTGGCTGATGTTCGTGGGTTTTGGCATTCTGGCCTACGGCCTTTTTTACTTTATCTTCCATGATGTGATTGTGCATCGCCGCATCAAAATTAAGTACAAAGCCAAAAGCAAATACATGAAGCGGATCATGAACGCCCACCACATACACCACGAAGTGCATACGAAAGAAGGAGCAAAAGCCTTTGGGTTTTTGTATGCTCCAAAGAAGTATGAGAAGGAAATAAAATAA
- a CDS encoding phytoene/squalene synthase family protein gives MNHIDLFDSTALKVSQLVTERYSTSFTLGIKTLHKKFRDPVFAIYGFVRYADEIVDTFHDHNKKALLERFRKDTYDAIDEKLSFNPILHSFQSVVNQYKIENELIDAFLRSMEMDIIQNEYNESGYQEYIYGSAEVVGLMCLRVFCEGDDEQFRSLKAPARRLGAAFQKVNFLRDIKSDFKDRGRTYFPGVDFNNFSQISKAQIESDIQQDFDAAYEGIKRLPKGARLGVYLAYVYYLTLFSKIKRLPVARIMTERIRIPDSKKIILLFQTYLKHSLNSF, from the coding sequence ATGAACCACATAGATCTTTTTGACAGCACCGCATTAAAAGTAAGCCAGCTTGTTACAGAGCGCTACAGCACGTCTTTTACCCTTGGGATTAAGACGCTGCACAAAAAATTCAGAGATCCAGTGTTTGCCATTTATGGGTTTGTCAGGTATGCCGACGAAATCGTAGATACGTTTCATGACCACAATAAAAAGGCGCTGCTGGAAAGATTTAGAAAAGACACCTACGATGCTATTGACGAGAAGCTAAGTTTCAATCCGATACTACATTCATTTCAATCCGTTGTCAATCAATACAAGATAGAGAACGAACTCATCGACGCCTTTCTGCGCAGCATGGAAATGGACATTATCCAGAATGAATACAATGAAAGTGGTTACCAGGAGTATATATACGGCTCGGCAGAGGTAGTTGGACTCATGTGTCTGAGAGTATTTTGCGAAGGGGACGACGAGCAATTCCGGTCGTTGAAAGCGCCTGCCCGAAGACTGGGGGCGGCTTTCCAAAAGGTGAATTTTCTAAGAGACATCAAAAGCGATTTTAAGGACAGGGGGCGTACCTATTTTCCAGGTGTAGACTTCAATAATTTCTCACAAATCAGCAAGGCTCAGATTGAATCCGACATTCAGCAGGACTTCGACGCTGCCTACGAAGGCATCAAAAGGCTGCCCAAAGGGGCACGGCTTGGCGTGTACCTGGCCTACGTATACTACCTGACACTTTTCAGCAAGATTAAGAGGCTGCCGGTTGCCAGAATAATGACTGAAAGGATCAGGATACCTGACTCGAAGAAGATCATTTTGCTGTTCCAAACCTACCTAAAGCATAGTTTAAACAGCTTCTGA
- a CDS encoding lycopene cyclase domain-containing protein, translated as MSLYLWLHIATISFPLVRSFEPRIAYASRWKALFPGIILTAGFFIVWDVIFTKGGVWGFNADYLTGLFLFHLPIEEWLFFFTVPFASIFIYDCVIYFDKGNRLNVKLSWLATLLGCLLIILAALNIHRDYTFYSFLFAGLLLLAQGLLLKPAYLGHFFVAYLFHLIPFLLVNGILTGGVTEAPIVWYNNAENIGIRIWTIPVEDTVYALLLLLMNITYYEFFKSRFGLKHN; from the coding sequence ATGTCACTCTATCTTTGGCTACATATTGCCACGATCTCATTTCCCCTCGTCAGGTCATTCGAACCAAGAATTGCCTATGCCTCCAGATGGAAGGCATTATTTCCCGGCATTATTCTAACTGCCGGTTTCTTTATTGTTTGGGACGTCATCTTCACAAAAGGTGGTGTCTGGGGCTTCAACGCCGATTACCTCACCGGGCTGTTTTTATTTCATCTTCCGATTGAAGAGTGGCTCTTCTTTTTCACCGTCCCATTCGCATCAATATTTATTTATGATTGCGTCATTTATTTTGACAAAGGAAATAGGCTAAATGTAAAACTAAGTTGGCTGGCGACTCTGCTGGGTTGCCTCTTGATAATTCTGGCCGCCCTCAACATTCACAGAGACTACACATTCTACAGTTTTCTGTTCGCTGGGCTGCTGTTGCTTGCTCAGGGACTTTTATTAAAACCTGCCTACCTGGGGCATTTCTTTGTAGCATACCTCTTCCATCTTATCCCCTTTCTGTTGGTCAATGGTATCCTCACCGGGGGAGTGACTGAAGCGCCTATTGTTTGGTACAACAATGCAGAAAATATAGGCATACGAATTTGGACGATACCCGTTGAAGACACGGTTTATGCGCTGCTGCTGTTGCTCATGAACATTACATATTATGAATTCTTTAAATCGAGATTTGGTCTCAAACATAATTGA
- a CDS encoding 4-hydroxy-3-methylbut-2-enyl diphosphate reductase — protein sequence MLNLRVNIDPHSGFCFGVVYAIEMAEDILEEEGRLFCLGDIVHNDEEVKRLEKKGLKIINHDELGDIRDAKVLIRAHGEPPSTYSLAVDNNLELIDASCPVVLKLQNRIKNSFDKKETIYIYGKPGHAEVVGLLGQTNNQAVVFQDIAELDIPSLPRELTLYSQTTKSTDKFYQITRLLTEAGIRVNPNDTICRQVSNRDKELRDFARHFDKIVFVSGTKSSNGKVLYQVCKNTNPDTYFISNAAELEKQWFKPGDTVGICGATSTPMWLMESVRDELLTY from the coding sequence ATGCTGAACCTACGTGTAAATATCGATCCTCATTCTGGCTTCTGCTTTGGAGTGGTGTATGCCATTGAAATGGCAGAAGACATTCTGGAAGAGGAAGGCCGGTTGTTTTGCCTCGGCGATATTGTACACAACGACGAGGAAGTGAAACGGCTTGAAAAGAAAGGCCTGAAGATTATCAATCACGACGAGTTAGGCGACATCAGGGACGCCAAAGTGTTGATCAGGGCACATGGTGAGCCGCCATCAACCTATTCTTTGGCCGTTGACAACAACCTGGAGCTGATAGATGCGTCGTGCCCAGTGGTGCTCAAGCTTCAAAACAGGATCAAGAATTCTTTCGACAAAAAGGAAACGATTTACATCTATGGCAAGCCTGGTCACGCCGAAGTAGTCGGACTGCTTGGCCAGACCAACAATCAGGCTGTGGTTTTTCAGGACATTGCTGAACTGGACATCCCTTCGCTGCCAAGGGAGTTGACGCTGTATAGCCAGACTACCAAAAGCACTGACAAGTTCTATCAAATCACCCGTTTGCTCACCGAAGCAGGTATAAGAGTGAACCCTAATGATACCATTTGCCGACAGGTATCGAATAGGGATAAAGAACTGAGGGACTTCGCCCGGCATTTTGACAAGATTGTGTTTGTGTCAGGCACAAAGTCGTCGAACGGCAAAGTGCTTTATCAGGTATGCAAAAATACCAACCCCGATACCTACTTTATCAGCAACGCTGCTGAGTTGGAGAAACAATGGTTTAAGCCTGGTGACACGGTTGGCATTTGCGGTGCCACCTCCACACCCATGTGGCTGATGGAGTCAGTAAGAGATGAATTGCTGACCTATTGA
- a CDS encoding DUF4190 domain-containing protein translates to MPFSKQSEKSHSNDFIPGAEEEDPFFDTLTYFEKEQEKEALYSPEFKAKNLNLGLAGMPSDSSIVPIDPEILKSDTSQLSPKNSAIQKTSGLAQISFFAGIGTILLFLLPLDFPVFGAILFLSSAAMAMITGLIAIRRIVKKNQQGRGMAVFGMSIGTLVLFILTTLTLYAYIIDK, encoded by the coding sequence TTGCCTTTTTCAAAACAATCTGAAAAAAGTCATTCAAATGATTTTATCCCGGGTGCTGAGGAAGAAGATCCATTTTTTGATACGTTGACCTACTTCGAAAAAGAGCAGGAAAAAGAAGCGCTATATTCTCCGGAGTTCAAAGCCAAAAATCTAAATCTGGGCCTCGCCGGAATGCCATCTGATTCATCCATTGTTCCTATTGACCCTGAAATTCTCAAAAGCGACACATCTCAGTTGTCTCCAAAGAACAGCGCTATTCAAAAAACCAGTGGATTGGCACAAATCAGCTTCTTTGCCGGCATAGGAACGATCCTGCTCTTTCTTTTGCCACTTGATTTTCCTGTGTTTGGCGCCATCCTCTTTTTGAGCTCGGCAGCAATGGCGATGATTACAGGCCTTATTGCTATTCGACGCATTGTGAAAAAGAATCAACAGGGGCGTGGGATGGCCGTGTTTGGCATGAGCATTGGCACTCTCGTGTTATTCATCCTCACCACACTTACCTTGTATGCCTATATAATCGACAAGTAG
- a CDS encoding DUF4190 domain-containing protein, which yields MRYIIPFLLFGFLLTQCKSKSYYQFSPPPASYYEQLYASANNIDYQKAAINSLVSNGSILGNLDSGQDSASLYSHDERPGSQKKALTASKKPSAVSPSYKEQGKNDARGNTQRLPDEGAPKPNALAHVSFFSSIGLILLYVFLQFSSPIGAILALSLPVIAVTAGIIALIQIKKYHEMGKHLAIFGICVGGLAFILAILALIQISKAPPI from the coding sequence ATGAGGTATATTATTCCATTTCTACTTTTTGGGTTTTTGTTGACTCAGTGCAAATCCAAAAGCTATTACCAATTCTCACCTCCTCCCGCCAGCTATTACGAACAACTCTACGCCTCTGCAAACAATATAGACTACCAGAAGGCAGCCATCAATTCTCTCGTCTCGAATGGGTCTATACTGGGGAACCTCGACAGCGGACAAGATAGCGCCAGTCTTTACTCACATGATGAAAGACCAGGCAGCCAAAAAAAGGCTCTCACCGCCTCTAAAAAACCTTCCGCTGTTAGCCCTTCGTACAAAGAACAAGGGAAAAACGATGCGAGAGGCAATACCCAAAGACTACCTGATGAAGGCGCCCCAAAGCCCAATGCACTCGCACACGTGAGCTTTTTTTCTTCAATTGGGCTCATACTTCTGTATGTGTTTTTACAGTTTTCATCGCCTATTGGTGCCATATTGGCTCTCTCGCTCCCGGTTATTGCCGTAACAGCTGGCATAATTGCACTTATCCAGATCAAAAAATATCATGAAATGGGCAAGCATTTAGCCATTTTTGGAATATGTGTAGGAGGGCTGGCGTTTATTCTAGCTATTTTAGCTCTTATACAGATTAGTAAGGCTCCTCCGATTTGA
- a CDS encoding CapA family protein, with product MEFFPKSIIFCILLVSFSLIARGKQDTTYTRLLFVGDIMQHGSQIRGAYHAPSDRYSYEACLKEASKLFQRCDLVMGNLELTLAGKPYQGYPKFSAPSQLIKDLQNAGLDIVATANNHTGDHGYTGIARTSKKLDSLNMPYTGTFATQKDSRLFQPFMVNQNRIRIAIFNYTFATNLPLAKESSLVVSLLDSAKMKRQFAAARALRPDITIAYLHWGTEYEKEPDSSQIAWGKFLHAQGVDIIIGSHPHTLQPIVWDKDEGKLTVYSIGNFLSGQRERFQDGGLCLELVVCRLKSVDSTFVSKVIAHPAWVYKSSTAPAFYSVLFPYSSHALSTARGKGYSTQLDRFMTDTRKLVALSSGIELSLDTVLAGRQKRKTSYYQIGFALPRSPDEINDLVVKHPELTKTNGRTSLLGPFQTRTQATRAAQSLLEEAPDLYIEYVINTITHPSMQAQDSLSPPLKQ from the coding sequence ATGGAATTTTTTCCAAAGTCGATCATTTTTTGCATCCTACTCGTCTCCTTTAGCCTGATTGCCAGAGGCAAACAGGACACCACGTACACACGGCTCCTCTTCGTTGGCGACATCATGCAGCATGGCTCTCAAATCAGGGGTGCCTATCACGCACCTTCTGATCGCTACAGTTATGAGGCCTGTTTGAAGGAAGCAAGCAAGCTATTTCAAAGATGCGACCTGGTAATGGGCAATCTGGAGCTAACGCTTGCCGGAAAGCCATATCAGGGCTACCCAAAATTCAGCGCCCCATCGCAACTCATCAAAGACCTGCAGAATGCGGGCCTGGACATTGTTGCCACTGCCAATAACCACACCGGAGATCACGGGTATACCGGAATCGCAAGAACAAGCAAAAAGCTTGACAGTCTCAATATGCCATATACCGGCACATTTGCAACACAAAAGGACAGCCGCCTCTTTCAGCCATTTATGGTCAACCAAAATAGAATTCGTATTGCCATTTTTAACTACACTTTTGCCACAAATTTGCCCTTAGCAAAAGAGTCATCCCTCGTTGTCAGTCTGCTCGATTCGGCTAAAATGAAACGCCAATTTGCCGCTGCCAGAGCCCTTAGACCCGACATCACGATTGCTTATCTTCACTGGGGTACTGAGTATGAAAAAGAGCCTGATTCTTCACAAATAGCATGGGGCAAGTTCCTTCACGCTCAAGGTGTCGATATAATTATTGGGTCCCACCCACATACGCTCCAGCCGATTGTTTGGGATAAGGACGAGGGGAAACTAACCGTATATTCCATTGGCAACTTTCTATCGGGCCAAAGAGAGCGGTTCCAGGACGGAGGCCTCTGCCTTGAACTCGTAGTGTGTAGGTTGAAAAGTGTGGACTCAACATTTGTCTCGAAGGTCATCGCTCATCCTGCCTGGGTATACAAGTCGTCAACAGCGCCAGCTTTTTACTCAGTCCTTTTTCCGTATAGCTCACACGCATTGTCGACTGCACGAGGGAAGGGATATTCAACCCAGTTGGATCGCTTCATGACTGACACCAGGAAGCTGGTTGCCCTGTCTTCAGGTATAGAACTAAGCCTCGATACTGTTCTCGCCGGGAGACAAAAGCGAAAAACGTCGTACTACCAAATTGGCTTTGCTTTACCACGGTCCCCAGACGAAATAAATGATCTCGTGGTGAAACATCCTGAACTAACAAAGACAAACGGCCGGACATCGCTGCTCGGCCCCTTCCAAACCAGAACACAAGCCACCCGGGCTGCACAGAGCCTTTTGGAGGAGGCCCCCGACCTTTATATTGAATATGTCATTAACACCATCACTCATCCCTCAATGCAAGCACAGGATTCTCTTTCGCCGCCCTTAAAACAATGA